Proteins encoded in a region of the Paenibacillus sp. E222 genome:
- a CDS encoding DUF1304 domain-containing protein, producing MISIIFVAIVAIEHFYIMVMEMFLWTRPRTMKTFGLTPELAESTKSMAANQGLYNGFLAAGLIWGLVYPDASVGQHIQIFFLACVIIAALYGGVTATRSIIIKQGLPAIIALLLVLFL from the coding sequence TTGATTAGTATCATTTTCGTGGCTATTGTAGCCATCGAGCACTTCTACATCATGGTGATGGAGATGTTCCTGTGGACCCGTCCACGCACGATGAAAACGTTCGGTCTTACCCCTGAACTAGCCGAATCCACCAAGTCCATGGCAGCCAATCAAGGTCTGTACAATGGATTTTTGGCCGCAGGTTTGATCTGGGGACTCGTTTATCCGGATGCATCCGTCGGACAGCACATTCAGATCTTCTTCCTGGCATGTGTCATTATCGCCGCCCTCTACGGAGGTGTAACCGCTACTCGGTCCATCATTATCAAACAAGGGCTGCCTGCGATCATTGCATTACTTCTCGTTCTTTTCCTCTGA
- a CDS encoding GNAT family N-acetyltransferase, whose amino-acid sequence MTEYQLRPIEEQDIPFLWEMLYASIFKREGEEPFEPEIIHSPGMSKYVEGWGREGDFGFIALDSQGKRMGSVTLRFFNDQNAGYGYVNEATPEMGMAVIETARGKGIGTLLIQEALEEARKRGIEAVSLSVDPDNEAIRLYQRFGFVEQGMCGTSVTMVCVMNP is encoded by the coding sequence ATGACGGAGTATCAATTGCGTCCGATTGAGGAGCAGGATATCCCTTTTCTGTGGGAGATGTTGTATGCATCCATATTCAAGCGGGAGGGCGAAGAGCCTTTTGAACCTGAGATCATCCATAGCCCCGGCATGTCCAAGTACGTTGAAGGCTGGGGGAGAGAGGGAGATTTCGGATTTATCGCCTTGGATTCTCAGGGCAAACGTATGGGTTCGGTCACGTTGCGGTTTTTTAATGATCAGAATGCGGGATATGGTTATGTAAATGAGGCTACACCCGAGATGGGAATGGCTGTAATTGAGACAGCGCGTGGCAAAGGAATAGGTACCCTTCTCATTCAGGAGGCATTAGAAGAGGCTCGAAAGCGGGGAATTGAAGCCGTTTCGCTCAGTGTTGACCCGGACAATGAAGCAATTCGGCTTTATCAGCGTTTCGGATTCGTCGAACAGGGCATGTGCGGCACATCTGTAACGATGGTGTGTGTGATGAACCCATGA
- a CDS encoding MOSC domain-containing protein, producing MGTVQFVLLADDPSTFVTRVVPFIDIELAGIPNDRHYGLLRPADSRQKIYKRGTPVANRRQISIVSEEECALIAQKMNIPEVRPEWLGANLFVRGVEKLTELPVGTRLLFPDGTGLICEGENLPCVHPGKIIEQVYEQDGLRKKFVPAARKKRGIVCSVEREGVITTGDTVEVVRLS from the coding sequence GTGGGAACCGTTCAATTCGTCCTGCTGGCGGATGATCCATCAACATTTGTTACACGAGTCGTACCTTTTATTGATATTGAACTCGCTGGAATTCCGAATGACCGGCATTATGGTCTGTTGCGCCCAGCCGACTCCCGCCAGAAAATATACAAACGGGGAACGCCGGTTGCAAATCGCAGGCAAATCAGTATTGTCTCGGAAGAGGAATGTGCTCTCATAGCACAGAAGATGAATATTCCTGAAGTACGTCCGGAGTGGCTCGGCGCCAACCTATTTGTCCGTGGTGTTGAAAAGTTGACGGAGCTTCCTGTCGGGACCCGACTTCTGTTTCCGGATGGAACCGGGCTGATCTGCGAAGGGGAGAATCTGCCTTGTGTACACCCAGGGAAAATCATTGAGCAAGTCTACGAGCAGGATGGGTTGCGCAAAAAGTTCGTGCCAGCCGCCCGCAAAAAACGCGGAATCGTCTGCTCAGTCGAGCGTGAAGGCGTCATCACCACCGGAGATACCGTCGAAGTTGTTCGCCTGTCCTGA
- a CDS encoding DUF4261 domain-containing protein: protein MGLFDKLRRRKKENATAGGAVHTAPYSETIVGFVLLEHEDCNFDHFISTMKNEWNIEIEERPEEGNLFFEVNGMQVVCAHINAPIPDHEVEENAKLNVLWRDAVQVTSRHQSQIIVSVLNATDAIQAHILFTQTASALLQLDHALAIYMAPLVVEAGQYVDISRGIKDDELPVSLWIFIGLFQSPEGASAYTYGLRNFGKEEMEITQSAKPLSEVFEMMYMTATYVVENDVTLHDGETLGFSAEQKLSINRSEGIATEGSSLKIGF, encoded by the coding sequence ATGGGACTGTTTGACAAGCTTCGACGCCGCAAAAAGGAAAACGCGACCGCAGGTGGAGCCGTACATACTGCTCCATATAGTGAAACTATCGTCGGATTTGTTTTGCTGGAGCACGAAGATTGTAATTTTGATCACTTTATTAGCACGATGAAAAACGAGTGGAATATTGAGATTGAGGAACGTCCGGAGGAAGGCAATCTTTTTTTCGAAGTGAATGGAATGCAAGTCGTGTGTGCACATATTAATGCTCCAATTCCTGACCACGAAGTAGAGGAAAATGCCAAATTAAATGTGCTGTGGCGGGACGCAGTACAAGTCACTTCAAGACATCAATCTCAGATTATTGTCTCTGTACTGAATGCAACTGACGCCATACAGGCACATATTCTGTTCACCCAAACAGCGAGTGCTTTGCTCCAGCTTGACCATGCGCTGGCTATATATATGGCGCCACTGGTGGTGGAAGCAGGTCAGTACGTGGACATCAGTCGTGGAATCAAGGATGATGAACTGCCCGTCTCCCTCTGGATTTTCATCGGATTATTCCAAAGTCCTGAAGGCGCATCGGCCTACACTTATGGATTACGCAACTTCGGGAAAGAGGAGATGGAAATCACTCAGTCCGCAAAACCCTTAAGTGAAGTATTTGAAATGATGTATATGACTGCGACTTATGTTGTTGAAAACGATGTAACTCTGCATGACGGCGAGACGCTTGGCTTCTCCGCAGAACAAAAGCTGTCCATCAACCGCTCGGAAGGAATAGCCACAGAGGGCAGCAGCTTGAAGATTGGTTTTTAG